DNA from Sulfodiicoccus acidiphilus:
ATGGCGACGTTTATTGACCTCCACCCTTTCCCTATTGGAGTCTCCAGAGGTCCCTTCAGTACGACCCTATACTTCTGTATGAGCTCCTGTGACTCCTTGGGGAACCTGTCTCCCTTAGCTCTCTCTGCCTTCTCACCAGCTAGTGCCTCGACCCACTCTATCTTAGATGACTTGTAAGACCTCTCCACCGCCTTATCTATAACCCTCATGGCAGCCCTCGTGATTTCCGGCCCTATGCCATCCCCTTCTACGTAGACTATCGTGGGATTCTTGGGCACGATCCATTTGCCGTTCTCGAACTTTATCTCCATGGGGACTCTGTTACTTGGGCCCAAAAAAGGGTTTCTAGATAGATTTTCATGAATTTATTGTGTAGTCGTATATCACCATGACGTCTGCCTCCCTGTCGAAAGTCCTCGCCTTCGACACAACGTTTCTGGCCTGGTCCATGCTTTCTACAAACATGAAGTGGATGCTATGACCGTTCCCCATGACCTTGAAGAATGTGTATTTCGTGAACAACCTATCTAGGGTTTGGTCGTCCCTGCTGAACATGGAGAACACCACGGAGTCGCTCTTGGAGACGTCCAGCACCGGGAGCACCTTTATCATCCCTTTCTCCTTCAAGAAAGAGATGTGCCTGTTGACAGTCTTGGCCGAGACTCCCATTTCCTTCGCTATGTCTGAGACTTTTAAAAGAGGATCTGGCTTCATTATGCTTAGGATCTTCTGAGTGAAGGTCGAGGTTGGTTTGAGGTCCTGTTCTGGAACGTAAGTCATTACGGGAGTCCCGAGTTTCTCCGTCATAGTTTTGAACTTCGCTTCGAGGTCTTCCACAGTGTTAGCGGCTACCTCGTAAACGTTAAGCCACTCTAGGCATTTGAAGGTAGAAACTACCTCTCCGTCGTAGTCAGTGTAGTTCTTGAATGCTATGAAGCCGTGGTACTGGCCCATTAAGTTGGGGTTAACGTAGAGGGTGAATTTCTTTATTATGTTATCGTCAATCAACTTCCTTATCCTGTAATTCACGGCAGGTGGGGAAAGTCTTAAAGCCGTAGCTATGGAGCGCTGGGAGGCCCTTCCGTCCCTGAGAAGCATGAAGAGAATTCTTTTATCTACCGCATCCACGGACACCCCTACCGTACAGGGGCTATAAAATATTTGGCAGCTGCAAATTGACTTTAGTTACTTATAGCTCATCTTACGTTAGTTATCATTCCCATCCACGCGCCGTCGTAAAGGAAGTATTGAGCTTCTATGTATATCTTCTTTGGGCCCGCCTTTGTTCTGACCTTGACCTGATACACGAAGTAGTAGGTCTCACCATCTATCTCGGTCTGTGCCCTCTCCGGGAACTCCACGTCGTAACCGTACCTCTCGGCCATTTGTTGTATCATCGTCGTGAACCGGGTGGCTATCTCCTTCATAGAGTCACCATAGACCGGCTCAAACGACAGACTCATGAGCTCCTTCTTAAACACGGATACACTCTCTCCGCTTCTCACCCTTCTGGCCCTTCGCTCTGCAGTCTGCTTCTTATTCACAGCTTCAGTCTCAATGTGCCACGGTATAAAAGACAGATCACTGCTTTAGACCTCTCTTCTTCAGTTCCTCAAGAACCTTAGGTATGTCTATCTTCATTGGACATACCTCTCTGCATCCCCCAGAGTGGACGCACAACTGAGCGGGTCCAAAGTCCCTGTAGACCACGGCCGACCACATGGCCCCCATTGGGCCAGAATAAGGTGGAACTCCCCACTTTCCACCAAATACCCTGTAAACTGGACAATGGAGGTGACACCTACCGCACCTCACGCAAAGTAGGGACTCCCACAGTACTGGGTCTTTCGCAGCTTCCCTCCTTCCGTTGTCTAAGAGCACCAGGTGGAACTCCCTGGGTCCGTGAGCCGGACTTACCCTCTTCATCTCTATGTCAGCAGTCGAGCTAGGACCAGAGGACACGTTCACGTAGCTAGGAGGGTAAAGTCCTCCGAAGGCCGCCTGCACCAACGCCTCGTAGAGAGCTAGTTGGAGATTGGGTAGTATCTTCTCGAGCCCAGCCACAGCTATGTGCACCTCTGGTAGGACTGTCGTCATTCTTATGTTACCCTCGTTTTCCACTAAGATTACAGAGCCCGTATCGGCTGCGACCGCGTTGGCCCCAGTTATCCCTACGTGGGCTTTGATGAACTTATCCCTGAGGAACTTCCTGGCAGTCATCGCTATTTTCTCGTGGGTGGAGTTGTTTAACTCGTTGTCGATCTTCCTCATAACTTCCTCGGCCCTCTCCTTGGTCATGTGTAGAGAGGGAGCGATTATGTGAGAAGGTGGTTCGTCGGCGAGCTGAATAAGGAACTCCCCAAGGTCGGTCTCCCAGACGTCGTTCCCCATTGCTTCAAGATGTTTCCTCAACCCAGCCTCGTATGCCACCATCGACTTCCCTAGGACTATCGTCTTTCCAGTCCCAACTATCTTAGATACTATCTCCTTGGCTTCCTCAGCGTTACTGACCAGGTGGGCCCTCCCTCCACTCTTTTCAACAGACTTAATTGTCTCCTCTACGTAGCGATCTAGGTTGCGAAGGACTTCGGTCTTACCCTCCCTCACTTTCATGGCCAAGTCCAGGAGATAGGGGTGTTCCTTGAGGATCGCCTCCACCTTTGGAACGTTGTTCTTCACAGCCCTCTCCACTGCGTATAT
Protein-coding regions in this window:
- a CDS encoding winged helix-turn-helix transcriptional regulator → MDAVDKRILFMLLRDGRASQRSIATALRLSPPAVNYRIRKLIDDNIIKKFTLYVNPNLMGQYHGFIAFKNYTDYDGEVVSTFKCLEWLNVYEVAANTVEDLEAKFKTMTEKLGTPVMTYVPEQDLKPTSTFTQKILSIMKPDPLLKVSDIAKEMGVSAKTVNRHISFLKEKGMIKVLPVLDVSKSDSVVFSMFSRDDQTLDRLFTKYTFFKVMGNGHSIHFMFVESMDQARNVVSKARTFDREADVMVIYDYTINS
- a CDS encoding lactate utilization protein B; this translates as MRGDRVTWIYAVERAVKNNVPKVEAILKEHPYLLDLAMKVREGKTEVLRNLDRYVEETIKSVEKSGGRAHLVSNAEEAKEIVSKIVGTGKTIVLGKSMVAYEAGLRKHLEAMGNDVWETDLGEFLIQLADEPPSHIIAPSLHMTKERAEEVMRKIDNELNNSTHEKIAMTARKFLRDKFIKAHVGITGANAVAADTGSVILVENEGNIRMTTVLPEVHIAVAGLEKILPNLQLALYEALVQAAFGGLYPPSYVNVSSGPSSTADIEMKRVSPAHGPREFHLVLLDNGRREAAKDPVLWESLLCVRCGRCHLHCPVYRVFGGKWGVPPYSGPMGAMWSAVVYRDFGPAQLCVHSGGCREVCPMKIDIPKVLEELKKRGLKQ